From the genome of Malus domestica chromosome 04, GDT2T_hap1, one region includes:
- the LOC103437185 gene encoding protein TPX2 isoform X1 encodes MEMEDDMEVEEVFMAQEVDVDYEFDAARYFDFTREETPAEARRAELWFESAKSYPPSPVVTRLMLGPEILLENVNTSPKCDVENANDGDCDIGVGTESCVMDVNSRDEGMNRGTFGNLQKVLNQPNGAGTGLTFNSHLTGDKLKGQSNASVKPSFPRSSTLMKPTASQLAKQNLKPQNGGSRFQMLHVQNNEKSLCSSSGVESQAPKRQKLDGGHLRKVTDAKQQTNFVHKVPKKDETFDKTTAHPKLRLTIPREPDFETAHRAHRIRPNNGSMLEQVTSTHRKFKARPLNRKIFEAPSLPLPTRSTPKLPEFQEFHLKTMERAMQNASAVSSSSHYLNDHDKGLEKPSISTVAENRKGESRRPNTVECPKQDGNAGMQTFKARPLNKKIFSSKGNIGVFWNSKRETTVPMEFNFQTDRRVQQFPPTELFSKLSLTTELQPNNGSRVKLSQPTSLFKKDSKENRSTVFQQEHKIKEKPSLFGGKQAQDGCTTDVDKKLRMSRLGVR; translated from the exons ATGGAAATGGAGGACGATATGGAGGTTGAGGAAGTGTTTATGGCGCAGGAAGTGGACGTTGACTACGAGTTCGATGCAGCTCGGTACTTTGACTTCACTAGGGAGGAGACTCCGGCTGAGGCTCGCCGCGCCGAGCTCTGGTTCGAGTCCGCCAAGAGCTACCCGCCGTCTC CTGTTGTGACAAGGTTAATGCTTGGACCGGAAATCCTCCTGGAAAACGTAAACACCTCCCCAAAATGTGATGTGGAGAATGCAAATGATGGAGATTGTGATATCGGTGTGGGCACAGAATCATGTGTAATGGATGTAAACAGCCGGG ATGAAGGAATGAATAGAGGGACCTTTGGAAATTTACAAAAAGTTCTAAATCAACCGAATGGAGCTGGTACAG GACTGACATTCAACAGTCACCTAACCGGTGATAAGCTTAAAGGTCAGAGTAATGCTTCTGTGAAGCCATCTTTCCCCAGGAGCTCAACTTTGATGAAGCCCACAGCAAGTCAGCTCGCTAAGCAAAATCTGAAGCCTCAAAATGGTGGTTCCAG ATTCCAAATGCTGCATGTTCAAAACAATGAGAAGAGCTTGTGTAGTTCTTCTGGGGTTGAAAGTCAAGCTCCCAAGAGACAGAAGCTAGATGGAGGACACTTGCGTAAG GTTACTGATGCAAAGCAGCAAACTAATTTTGTCCACAAGGTACCTAAAAAG GATGAAACTTTCGACAAAACTACTGCACACCCTAAGTTGAGACTTACCATTCCAAGAGAGCCTGACTTTGAAACGGCACATAGGGCACACAGGATTAG GCCTAACAATGGATCTATGTTAGAACAAGTGACATCAACTCATCGAAAATTCAAAGCTCGTCCATTGAACCGAAAA ATTTTCGAGGCTCCTTCATTGCCACTTCCAACAAGGAGCACTCCAAAGTTGCCGGAATTTCAA GAATTTCACCTGAAGACAATGGAAAGGGCTATGCAAAATGCATCGGCTGTTTCATCATCCTCACATTATCTCAATGATCATGATAAG GGTTTGGAAAAACCTAGCATTTCTACCGTTGCGGAAAACAGAAAAGGAGAATCCAGAAG ACCAAATACAGTGGAATGTCCTAAGCAGGATGGAAATGCAGGAATGCAAACATTTAAAGCTCGTCCTCTTAACAAAAAG ATATTTTCTAGCAAAGGGAATATTGGTGTTTTCTGGAATAGCAAGCGAGAAACCACTGTACCAATG GAATTTAATTTTCAGACAGACAGAAGAGTACAGCAATTTCCGCCAACTGAACTTTTTAGTAAG CTCTCTTTAACCACTGAGCTCCAGCCGAATAATGGATCACGGGTGAAACTATCCCAGCCTACATCTTTGTTTAAGAAG GACTCAAAAGAAAATAGATCAACTGTTTTCCAACAAGAACATAAG ATAAAAGAAAAACCTTCTCTGTTTGGTGGAAAGCAGGCTCAAGACGGGTGCACGACCGATGTTGATAAGAAATTGAGGATGAG TAGGTTGGGCGTTCGTTGA
- the LOC103437185 gene encoding protein TPX2 isoform X2 translates to MEMEDDMEVEEVFMAQEVDVDYEFDAARYFDFTREETPAEARRAELWFESAKSYPPSPVVTRLMLGPEILLENVNTSPKCDVENANDGDCDIGVGTESCVMDVNSRDEGMNRGTFGNLQKVLNQPNGAGTGLTFNSHLTGDKLKGQSNASVKPSFPRSSTLMKPTASQLAKQNLKPQNGGSRFQMLHVQNNEKSLCSSSGVESQAPKRQKLDGGHLRKVTDAKQQTNFVHKVPKKDETFDKTTAHPKLRLTIPREPDFETAHRAHRIRPNNGSMLEQVTSTHRKFKARPLNRKIFEAPSLPLPTRSTPKLPEFQEFHLKTMERAMQNASAVSSSSHYLNDHDKGLEKPSISTVAENRKGESRRPNTVECPKQDGNAGMQTFKARPLNKKIFSSKGNIGVFWNSKRETTVPMEFNFQTDRRVQQFPPTELFSKLSLTTELQPNNGSRVKLSQPTSLFKKDSKENRSTVFQQEHKIKEKPSLFGGKQAQDGCTTDVDKKLRMRLGVR, encoded by the exons ATGGAAATGGAGGACGATATGGAGGTTGAGGAAGTGTTTATGGCGCAGGAAGTGGACGTTGACTACGAGTTCGATGCAGCTCGGTACTTTGACTTCACTAGGGAGGAGACTCCGGCTGAGGCTCGCCGCGCCGAGCTCTGGTTCGAGTCCGCCAAGAGCTACCCGCCGTCTC CTGTTGTGACAAGGTTAATGCTTGGACCGGAAATCCTCCTGGAAAACGTAAACACCTCCCCAAAATGTGATGTGGAGAATGCAAATGATGGAGATTGTGATATCGGTGTGGGCACAGAATCATGTGTAATGGATGTAAACAGCCGGG ATGAAGGAATGAATAGAGGGACCTTTGGAAATTTACAAAAAGTTCTAAATCAACCGAATGGAGCTGGTACAG GACTGACATTCAACAGTCACCTAACCGGTGATAAGCTTAAAGGTCAGAGTAATGCTTCTGTGAAGCCATCTTTCCCCAGGAGCTCAACTTTGATGAAGCCCACAGCAAGTCAGCTCGCTAAGCAAAATCTGAAGCCTCAAAATGGTGGTTCCAG ATTCCAAATGCTGCATGTTCAAAACAATGAGAAGAGCTTGTGTAGTTCTTCTGGGGTTGAAAGTCAAGCTCCCAAGAGACAGAAGCTAGATGGAGGACACTTGCGTAAG GTTACTGATGCAAAGCAGCAAACTAATTTTGTCCACAAGGTACCTAAAAAG GATGAAACTTTCGACAAAACTACTGCACACCCTAAGTTGAGACTTACCATTCCAAGAGAGCCTGACTTTGAAACGGCACATAGGGCACACAGGATTAG GCCTAACAATGGATCTATGTTAGAACAAGTGACATCAACTCATCGAAAATTCAAAGCTCGTCCATTGAACCGAAAA ATTTTCGAGGCTCCTTCATTGCCACTTCCAACAAGGAGCACTCCAAAGTTGCCGGAATTTCAA GAATTTCACCTGAAGACAATGGAAAGGGCTATGCAAAATGCATCGGCTGTTTCATCATCCTCACATTATCTCAATGATCATGATAAG GGTTTGGAAAAACCTAGCATTTCTACCGTTGCGGAAAACAGAAAAGGAGAATCCAGAAG ACCAAATACAGTGGAATGTCCTAAGCAGGATGGAAATGCAGGAATGCAAACATTTAAAGCTCGTCCTCTTAACAAAAAG ATATTTTCTAGCAAAGGGAATATTGGTGTTTTCTGGAATAGCAAGCGAGAAACCACTGTACCAATG GAATTTAATTTTCAGACAGACAGAAGAGTACAGCAATTTCCGCCAACTGAACTTTTTAGTAAG CTCTCTTTAACCACTGAGCTCCAGCCGAATAATGGATCACGGGTGAAACTATCCCAGCCTACATCTTTGTTTAAGAAG GACTCAAAAGAAAATAGATCAACTGTTTTCCAACAAGAACATAAG ATAAAAGAAAAACCTTCTCTGTTTGGTGGAAAGCAGGCTCAAGACGGGTGCACGACCGATGTTGATAAGAAATTGAGGATGAG GTTGGGCGTTCGTTGA
- the LOC103437183 gene encoding guard cell S-type anion channel SLAC1: protein MDKRPVTSPSFRNSHFVDIHEVLPEEEEEEEEGIAREAEKADNSFSRNTKINRQMKRSDGSFSRQLSLETGFSVLRSESKAKDWRKVNLPRSGRSFGGFDSVTRVGMEGRRGDFSIFKTKSSNLSKQNSLLPTRKERDVESQRTNDGYGGVDESANESVPAGRYFAALRGPELDQVKDYEDILLPKDEKWPFLLRFPIGCFGICLGLSSQVVLWHALATSPATKFLNISPFINLALWLLAVSVLFCVSFTYIFKCIFYFEAVKREFFHPVRVNFFFAPWVVCMFLVLGVPPALAPGKLHPAICIFMAPYFLLELKIYGQWLSGGKRRLCKVANPSSHLSVVGNFVGAILAAKVGWDEAAKFLWAVGFAHYLVVFVTLYQRLPTSEALPKELHPVYSMFIAAPSAASIAWETIYGGFDGLSRTCYFIALFLYVSLVVRINFFTGFRFSVAWWSYTFPMTTFSVATIKYAEQVPSVPSKGLAVILSLLSSAMVSVLFVSTLLHAFVWQTLFPNDLAIAITKTRLGKEKKPFKRAYDIKRWTKQALTKNNLVTKDTDEAKEED from the exons atggataaAAGACCAGTTACTTCTCCGAGTTTCCGTAACTCACATTTCGTCGATATCCATGAAGTTCtgccagaagaagaagaggaagaggaggagggaaTTGCAAGAGAGGCCGAGAAAGCGGATAACTCATTTAGCAGAAACACTAAAATTAATAGACAGATGAAGAGAAGTGACGGGAGTTTCAGTAGGCAACTTTCACTTGAAACTGGTTTTTCAGTTCTTAGAAGTGAGtccaaggctaaagattggAGGAAGGTTAATCTTCCGAGAAGTGGAAGAAGTTTCGGAGGTTTCGATTCGGTTACTAGGGTTGGCATGGAAGGAAGGAGAGGAGACTTCAGTATCTTCAAGACCAAGTCATCAAATCTGAGTAAGCAGAACTCTTTGTTGCCTACGAGAAAGGAAAGAGATGTGGAGTCTCAGAGGACTAATGATGGCTATGGAGGAGTTGATGAATCTGCTAATGAAAGTGTTCCTGCTGGGAGATACTTTGCTGCCCTTAGAGGACCTGAGCTCGACCAAGTCAAG GATTATGAGGATATACTCCTCCCAAAAGATGAGAAATGGCCCTTTCTCCTCAGGTTTCCAATTGGATGCTTTGGTATTTGTCTTGGCCTTAGTAGCCAAGTTGTCTTATGGCATGCTCTTGCTACTAGCCCAGCGACCAAGTTTCTGAACATTTCACCCTTCATAAATCTTGCACTTTGGCTATTAGCAGTGTCAGTCCTGTTCTGTGTCTCCTTCACCTACATCTTCAAATGCATTTTCTACTTTGAAGCAGTGAAAAGAGAGTTTTTCCACCCCGTTCGGGTCAACTTCTTCTTCGCCCCTTGGGTTGTCTGCATGTTCTTAGTGCTCGGAGTACCACCTGCACTAGCCCCAGGTAAACTTCACCCTGCCATTTGCATCTTCATGGCACCCTATTTTCTTCTTGAGCTCAAGATCTACGGACAGTGGCTTTCGGGCGGGAAAAGAAGGCTCTGTAAGGTGGCCAATCCATCTTCTCATCTCTCGGTAGTTGGCAACTTTGTAGGGGCAATTTTAGCTGCCAAGGTTGGGTGGGATGAGGCTGCCAAGTTTTTGTGGGCGGTTGGCTTTGCACATTATCTTGTGGTTTTTGTTACTTTGTATCAGAGACTACCAACAAGTGAAGCATTGCCTAAGGAGCTCCACCCTGTGTATTCCATGTTTATTGCAGCCCCATCGGCCGCAAGCATTGCTTGGGAAACCATTTATGGGGGGTTTGACGGGTTGTCAAGGACCTGCTACTTCATTGCATTGTTTCTCTATGTTTCACTGGTTGTGAGGATCAACTTCTTCACAGGGTTTAG ATTTTCAGTGGCTTGGTGGTCTTACACCTTTCCTATGACAACTTTCTCAGTAGCCACCATCAAGTACGCAGAACAAGTACCATCAGTTCCAAGCAAGGGACTTGCAGTCATTCTTTCTCTCCTGTCGTCTGCAATGGTGTCCGTATTGTTTGTCTCCACTCTTCTTCATGCCTTCGTTTGGCAAACGTTGTTTCCAAACGATCTCGCCATTGCCATAACAAAGACAAGACTTGGCAAGGAGAAGAAACCCTTCAAAAGAGCCTATGATATAAAGCGTTGGACAAAGCAGGCCCTAACCAAGAACAATCTGGTAACCAAGGATACAGATGAAGCTAAAGAAGAGGACTAG
- the LOC103437185 gene encoding protein TPX2 isoform X3 produces MEMEDDMEVEEVFMAQEVDVDYEFDAARYFDFTREETPAEARRAELWFESAKSYPPSPVVTRLMLGPEILLENVNTSPKCDVENANDGDCDIGVGTESCVMDVNSRDEGMNRGTFGNLQKVLNQPNGAGTGLTFNSHLTGDKLKGQSNASVKPSFPRSSTLMKPTASQLAKQNLKPQNGGSRFQMLHVQNNEKSLCSSSGVESQAPKRQKLDGGHLRKVTDAKQQTNFVHKDETFDKTTAHPKLRLTIPREPDFETAHRAHRIRPNNGSMLEQVTSTHRKFKARPLNRKIFEAPSLPLPTRSTPKLPEFQEFHLKTMERAMQNASAVSSSSHYLNDHDKGLEKPSISTVAENRKGESRRPNTVECPKQDGNAGMQTFKARPLNKKIFSSKGNIGVFWNSKRETTVPMEFNFQTDRRVQQFPPTELFSKLSLTTELQPNNGSRVKLSQPTSLFKKDSKENRSTVFQQEHKIKEKPSLFGGKQAQDGCTTDVDKKLRMSRLGVR; encoded by the exons ATGGAAATGGAGGACGATATGGAGGTTGAGGAAGTGTTTATGGCGCAGGAAGTGGACGTTGACTACGAGTTCGATGCAGCTCGGTACTTTGACTTCACTAGGGAGGAGACTCCGGCTGAGGCTCGCCGCGCCGAGCTCTGGTTCGAGTCCGCCAAGAGCTACCCGCCGTCTC CTGTTGTGACAAGGTTAATGCTTGGACCGGAAATCCTCCTGGAAAACGTAAACACCTCCCCAAAATGTGATGTGGAGAATGCAAATGATGGAGATTGTGATATCGGTGTGGGCACAGAATCATGTGTAATGGATGTAAACAGCCGGG ATGAAGGAATGAATAGAGGGACCTTTGGAAATTTACAAAAAGTTCTAAATCAACCGAATGGAGCTGGTACAG GACTGACATTCAACAGTCACCTAACCGGTGATAAGCTTAAAGGTCAGAGTAATGCTTCTGTGAAGCCATCTTTCCCCAGGAGCTCAACTTTGATGAAGCCCACAGCAAGTCAGCTCGCTAAGCAAAATCTGAAGCCTCAAAATGGTGGTTCCAG ATTCCAAATGCTGCATGTTCAAAACAATGAGAAGAGCTTGTGTAGTTCTTCTGGGGTTGAAAGTCAAGCTCCCAAGAGACAGAAGCTAGATGGAGGACACTTGCGTAAG GTTACTGATGCAAAGCAGCAAACTAATTTTGTCCACAAG GATGAAACTTTCGACAAAACTACTGCACACCCTAAGTTGAGACTTACCATTCCAAGAGAGCCTGACTTTGAAACGGCACATAGGGCACACAGGATTAG GCCTAACAATGGATCTATGTTAGAACAAGTGACATCAACTCATCGAAAATTCAAAGCTCGTCCATTGAACCGAAAA ATTTTCGAGGCTCCTTCATTGCCACTTCCAACAAGGAGCACTCCAAAGTTGCCGGAATTTCAA GAATTTCACCTGAAGACAATGGAAAGGGCTATGCAAAATGCATCGGCTGTTTCATCATCCTCACATTATCTCAATGATCATGATAAG GGTTTGGAAAAACCTAGCATTTCTACCGTTGCGGAAAACAGAAAAGGAGAATCCAGAAG ACCAAATACAGTGGAATGTCCTAAGCAGGATGGAAATGCAGGAATGCAAACATTTAAAGCTCGTCCTCTTAACAAAAAG ATATTTTCTAGCAAAGGGAATATTGGTGTTTTCTGGAATAGCAAGCGAGAAACCACTGTACCAATG GAATTTAATTTTCAGACAGACAGAAGAGTACAGCAATTTCCGCCAACTGAACTTTTTAGTAAG CTCTCTTTAACCACTGAGCTCCAGCCGAATAATGGATCACGGGTGAAACTATCCCAGCCTACATCTTTGTTTAAGAAG GACTCAAAAGAAAATAGATCAACTGTTTTCCAACAAGAACATAAG ATAAAAGAAAAACCTTCTCTGTTTGGTGGAAAGCAGGCTCAAGACGGGTGCACGACCGATGTTGATAAGAAATTGAGGATGAG TAGGTTGGGCGTTCGTTGA